The proteins below are encoded in one region of Caldanaerovirga acetigignens:
- the rpsP gene encoding 30S ribosomal protein S16 codes for MAVRIRLKRMGAKKRPFYRIVVADSRSPRDGRFIEEIGYYNPLTDPAEIKINEEKALDWMRKGAQPTESVKQLFKTTGLLEKYKSQKTNTGKNS; via the coding sequence ATGGCGGTAAGAATAAGATTGAAGCGCATGGGGGCAAAGAAAAGGCCCTTTTACCGGATCGTCGTGGCGGATAGCAGAAGCCCGCGAGATGGAAGGTTTATAGAGGAAATCGGTTATTACAACCCCCTCACCGATCCTGCCGAAATAAAAATCAATGAAGAAAAAGCTCTGGATTGGATGAGGAAGGGTGCCCAACCGACCGAGAGCGTAAAGCAATTATTCAAGACTACAGGCCTGCTTGAAAAATATAAATCTCAGAAGACAAATACCGGAAAAAATTCTTAA
- a CDS encoding KH domain-containing protein, giving the protein MTELVEYIAKALVDHPEEVTVNRVEGEQSVIIELKVHPDDMGKIIGKQGRIAKAIRTVVKAAAAKEGKRVIVEIL; this is encoded by the coding sequence TTGACCGAGTTAGTGGAATACATCGCAAAGGCATTGGTTGACCACCCTGAAGAAGTGACTGTAAACAGAGTGGAAGGTGAACAGTCAGTAATAATTGAATTAAAGGTGCACCCCGATGACATGGGCAAAATCATCGGGAAGCAGGGCAGGATAGCAAAAGCCATCAGAACCGTAGTCAAAGCTGCTGCTGCTAAAGAAGGAAAAAGGGTAATCGTAGAGATTCTATAG
- the ffh gene encoding signal recognition particle protein, producing the protein MAFEALTQKLEAVFKRLRGKGKLSEADVKQAMREIRLALLEADVNYKVVKDFVQKVTERAVGQEVMESLTPAQQVIKIVHDELVKLMGPKDTKLDFSQSKVSVFMMVGLQGSGKTTTCGKLGLYLSKVGKRPLLVAADIYRPAAIKQLQVVGEKIGLPVFTAGEQEPVAISKAALEHAHRQGNDVVIIDTAGRLHIDDELMEELERIKEAVTPNEILLVVDSMTGQDAVNVAETFHSRLHLTGLILTKLDGDTRGGAALSIKAVTGCPIKFIGVGEKLTDLEPFYPDRMASRILGMGDVLSLIEKATAAIDQEKARQLEEKIRKEEFTLEDFLEQIKQVRKMGSLDQIISMIPGFSPQKLHGVEFNEKELVHIEAIINSMTKEERRNPSIINGSRRRRIAMGSGTSVQDVNRLLKQFEQTRKLMKQLSDLEKGRKKGRFKLPFF; encoded by the coding sequence TTGGCTTTTGAGGCCTTAACTCAGAAACTAGAAGCGGTTTTCAAAAGGCTGAGAGGGAAGGGCAAATTGTCGGAAGCCGATGTAAAGCAGGCAATGAGAGAAATTAGGTTGGCCCTCTTAGAAGCCGATGTGAACTACAAGGTAGTAAAGGACTTTGTGCAAAAAGTCACCGAACGGGCTGTAGGCCAGGAAGTGATGGAGAGCCTGACCCCTGCTCAACAGGTAATAAAAATAGTCCACGACGAACTTGTAAAATTAATGGGGCCTAAAGATACCAAATTGGATTTTTCGCAGTCCAAGGTAAGCGTTTTTATGATGGTAGGTCTTCAGGGGTCGGGGAAAACTACCACTTGCGGAAAACTGGGGCTTTATCTTTCCAAAGTGGGCAAAAGGCCGCTTTTAGTAGCCGCAGATATATACCGGCCGGCTGCCATAAAACAGCTTCAAGTGGTAGGAGAAAAAATTGGGTTGCCGGTTTTTACAGCTGGAGAACAGGAGCCGGTGGCTATTTCCAAAGCAGCTTTAGAACATGCTCATCGCCAAGGCAACGACGTTGTCATAATAGATACGGCTGGCCGTCTCCACATAGACGACGAATTGATGGAGGAGCTGGAGCGGATAAAAGAAGCTGTAACGCCCAACGAGATTTTGCTGGTGGTTGACAGCATGACTGGGCAGGATGCGGTCAACGTGGCCGAGACCTTTCATAGCAGGTTGCATCTGACAGGCTTGATTTTGACCAAGCTCGACGGTGATACGAGGGGAGGGGCGGCGCTCTCGATAAAGGCGGTAACGGGTTGTCCGATAAAATTTATAGGCGTAGGTGAAAAACTTACCGACCTGGAGCCATTTTATCCGGACAGGATGGCTTCTAGGATATTAGGAATGGGCGATGTGCTTAGTTTGATAGAGAAGGCCACCGCGGCGATAGACCAAGAAAAAGCTAGGCAACTTGAAGAAAAGATTAGGAAGGAAGAATTTACATTAGAGGATTTTCTTGAACAGATAAAACAGGTAAGAAAAATGGGTTCTCTTGACCAGATAATTAGCATGATTCCAGGGTTTTCTCCTCAAAAATTACATGGCGTAGAATTCAATGAAAAAGAACTGGTGCACATAGAAGCCATTATCAACTCCATGACTAAAGAAGAACGCCGTAATCCCAGCATCATAAACGGCAGCAGACGCAGGAGAATTGCCATGGGCAGTGGAACTTCCGTTCAAGATGTAAACAGGCTTTTGAAGCAATTCGAGCAGACTAGAAAACTCATGAAACAACTGAGTGACCTAGAAAAAGGAAGAAAAAAAGGCAGATTTAAATTGCCTTTCTTTTAA
- the ylxM gene encoding YlxM family DNA-binding protein: protein MTGISELYKIRYVKFYTFTGEKMPDLIRISLLYDFYGTFLTEKQREFFELHFFNDWSLSEIAENYGVTRQNVFDVVNRSTALLEEYEKKLGMVERFISMTKDIERILKSLKELRPFVIGDGKAKLEKIYNELATLIKEGCE, encoded by the coding sequence TTGACGGGAATTAGCGAATTGTATAAAATTAGGTATGTAAAGTTTTATACCTTTACAGGTGAAAAAATGCCGGACTTGATAAGAATAAGTCTCTTATATGATTTTTACGGGACTTTTTTAACCGAGAAGCAAAGGGAGTTTTTTGAACTTCATTTTTTCAATGACTGGTCTTTGAGCGAGATAGCGGAAAATTACGGTGTTACCCGCCAGAACGTGTTCGATGTAGTGAATCGTTCAACCGCTTTACTGGAAGAGTATGAAAAAAAATTGGGCATGGTAGAAAGGTTTATAAGCATGACGAAGGATATAGAGAGAATACTGAAATCTCTAAAAGAACTAAGACCCTTTGTTATAGGAGACGGAAAGGCGAAATTGGAAAAAATTTATAATGAACTCGCGACGCTAATTAAAGAAGGGTGTGAATAA